The DNA region CAACAAAGCCCTGGGCATAATTATGATGCCCAAACAGCTACAACTCATACTGTCTACTCAttagaaaaaagcaaagattagaaaaaataatgatggtgtatgaaaaaatagttttttcttcttattctctCAATGATCTTGTGACCCTTTAGATTACCGTATCTTGTGAACCACTGTAAAAAGTTAAAGTACATAGATAAATACAAGtcagtgatttgttttttgacaGGATACTGTGTGATGACGTTGATCAGCAGGTAGAGCCACATTATCGGCATGGTCGCTCCGATCACGGGAATGACTACAGGGGCTGCAAAGAgaagatatttatttatctgtgatTAAAGACACAAAGTCACAAAACATCAACTTTCCAACCACTACCTTTCCTGAGGAGTGTTTATAAAGGAGCCCAAAAACAGAACCAAGATTTGATAAAACCAACTCAGAGCTGATGTGATCAGACAAGATCAGATGTGGTTTAAGACCACAGATCTTAGGTCAGATTTATTAAAAGCTTCTTTTTGACACTGAATCTCCTGAGAAGAAGTTTTTCTTTATGAAACAGCGCTCTGGATGGATGGTTCTGTAACGCTTTTTCACAGCGCACATTTTGACTGTtcatagcaggaaaaacacagttaAAGCTAATAttgtttatgatgtttttgtTCCTTTTAAACCATCATTagtgttattaattacacctgcaCCTTTCCAAGTATgacaaaatatctgctgtgaataAAAGTCGGTGGATGAAACTCACCGCTCTGACTGAAGTGGACACAGTGGTTGTAGATGTCTGTGGCGAGCAGCAGGAAGCCCGGCAGAGGCAGGCAGTGCTGTAAAAAACAAGTTATCTGTATTAATCAACTTACATTCGAGGGATATAAAACTTTTAATTGAACAGTtccctgaaaaaaaacacaacagtagcTGTACGAGCAATGAGTTATTCTCAAGTGAGAACCTTTCATGACTTAAATGAGGCTTGAATTTCCCCAGAAGAGAACTCACATTATAAAAAAGAGCCTCTTTGGAGTGTTTTCCATACTCCTTGTACAGCGTCTCCTGGAAAATACCCATCCTCGCAGACATCAGCAGAGCAAACGTCAACATGGCGATACCTGAACGAACAGaaaaccacattaaaaaaaaaaaaaaatcagttacaCAACAGCATGTTTATATTGATGATTGCTCACTTTATCAGGGTAAATCCTACActgaagacagagaaaaatacacaataatacaTTCTATTGGTAGCACTTTTCAATGTAGTCAAAACACACTTTACATGAGTTAAAATGATCctaagaaacaacaacaacaacaaaaaaaaacacgaaaCACTAAAGGCagcagaataaaataaaaatgctgaatCAAAATGACAACAAGTCATTGTAATTATATGCTATGTTGCTGCTGCAAGAACTAAGTATCTGCTTTTTCTaccattttcctctttttaataTCCGCCTGTCTGTAACTCACCTATAAGCCAGTGCATGAAGGCATAAAAGCCTTGTTCTTCTGATCCTTCGGTGGCCACATTCTGcagaaacaaaaccacaaatgatTGCGTGacaaaaatattacaacaaCATACTGTTGTAATTGCCTGACAACCAAGAACaatgtgtacaaactgaaactCAATCTGCAGACGACTCACCACTTGTCTGGCAGACATGATGGTGCAGATGAAGATGCCGGCTGAAATTAGAGCTATAGACAGATATTTGCTTGCTGAATACCTGCAGGGAGAGAAGGTGAGAtgcaaaaaaaactgcagtcaAACTGTGACGCTGCAGGCGGGAAAATGTTTGGAGTGACAGAAGGAGGCGTTGTGAGTTTGTGGATACCTTTTCTTCAGGATGATGATGCCCAGGATCATGTTAGCGATTAGTGATCCCTGCAGAGACACAAGAAAGCTGGTCAACCACTGAGGTCAGTGATTACGAGAAACATTCAACGGTGAAGATAAAAAGCATCAGTTCTCACAGATCTGAAGATCATGTGTAGTGGCATGGCGATGTTGAAATTGAGAGCATAGTTGTTGATCACGCTGACAGTGAAGAACATCGTCACCATGATCACATAGTTgctggagaagaaaaaaaaaagagagatataaGATGTTGGGTTCAGAATCAGTCCTACTTATCTACTGAAGCAagaagttttctcttttttttaccttacAGGGATTGCTGGTTTCTTCCTCCCGAAGTTTGTTTCAAAGATGAAGCCTTCCAGTGCGATGAACACAAACTGGGCGAAGGTGACGATGTTGCCACATCCTGGGAACTCTCTGtagaacaaaacaacagatgagaGACATTTACCAGTGTAGATGTGAGCTGTACTGACAGCGAAACTGAAACAATGAAAGGCTTCTCCAGCGTCACCAGttcatcttttctttcctgTCAGAACTCG from Thunnus albacares chromosome 7, fThuAlb1.1, whole genome shotgun sequence includes:
- the slc35b4 gene encoding UDP-xylose and UDP-N-acetylglucosamine transporter isoform X1, whose product is MGPFAAIVLVFVGCCSNVVSLELLVREFPGCGNIVTFAQFVFIALEGFIFETNFGRKKPAIPVSNYVIMVTMFFTVSVINNYALNFNIAMPLHMIFRSGSLIANMILGIIILKKRYSASKYLSIALISAGIFICTIMSARQVNVATEGSEEQGFYAFMHWLIGIAMLTFALLMSARMGIFQETLYKEYGKHSKEALFYNHCLPLPGFLLLATDIYNHCVHFSQSAPVVIPVIGATMPIMWLYLLINVITQYVCIRGVFILTTECASLTVTLVVTLRKFLSLIFSILYFRNPFTAWHWVGTAVVFLGTLLYTEVWSSVQAALRRPDDKEKKAE
- the slc35b4 gene encoding UDP-xylose and UDP-N-acetylglucosamine transporter isoform X2, which translates into the protein MVTMFFTVSVINNYALNFNIAMPLHMIFRSGSLIANMILGIIILKKRYSASKYLSIALISAGIFICTIMSARQVNVATEGSEEQGFYAFMHWLIGIAMLTFALLMSARMGIFQETLYKEYGKHSKEALFYNHCLPLPGFLLLATDIYNHCVHFSQSAPVVIPVIGATMPIMWLYLLINVITQYVCIRGVFILTTECASLTVTLVVTLRKFLSLIFSILYFRNPFTAWHWVGTAVVFLGTLLYTEVWSSVQAALRRPDDKEKKAE